The DNA sequence AGTAATAAGATGAAAGACAAGTTAATCAGTTTTTGGTGCTGTTGGTTTAGATAACATTAGCCAGAACACCAAGGGAAATCCCTGTTCTTTGTCAAATATTGCCACAAGATtataaacatcaatgcaagctgtGAATAGTGAGAACAGGCTGTGACAATGCaagacaccctcagtgctgtactgtacCAGTCTAGATAGTGTGCTCAAATTTGGAGTGGAGTTTAGATCCACTACCTTCTAACTTGGAGCTGATAGTAGTAACAGCTGAGCCAAACTGCCACTTTATAATACCTCAAAGAGAAATCGCAATTGTTCCAGTGGGTGCATAATAGGAAGAAGGGTTGCTATAACTTTAAATAATCCATGCATGCAATCCATGCACAAGCATCAGATTTACGAGTCCTGACTTGTCTTTGAAAACATTCAGCTGTTAATTAAATAGGCTGGTTTAACACTTCTCTGTTCATTAACAGGCCAGCACAAATATCAACGTTATACGCTCTTCAGACTTTGTTACTGTAAATATAAAGTTGCTTGAAATAAAGGGTTTAGAAcatgaccctggttcagttctgggtacgttctccctgtgactgtgtgggtttccgccgggtgctctggtttcctcccacatgccaaagacttgcgggttgataggtaaattggccattgtaaaaaattgcccctagtgtaggtaggtggtaggagaaattgagggaaggtggggatgtgagagggaaaaaatgggattaatataggattagtataaatggatggttgatggtcggcactgactcagtgggccgaagggcctgttttggtgctgtatctctctatgactctatgactctatatgcctTCTGGAACAATGTTCAAGTGCTTTTGCCTAAGTAACACCAATGACAGCACTTCTATGTTATTTATTTTACGTGAAGTGTTTTCAGATATTTCTGATAGACAAGATAAGCTGCAACTGCAAGTGTTTCTCTTTTTACAGATGCCTATCATTTGTAAAACTTTGACTTTTTATAAACTATAACTGAAATGTGTAATGATCAACGTACTGTTAAGTGGAATAGGCTGTGCTGGTGCATTCTTACAATCTGTATAGACTCAAATACATATACACGACCTAAAAACTGAAATGTTATGTGTTTACTCATGTCTTGGGAACCAAGTATGTTTCTGTGCTTATTCAATAAATATTAGGGTTTCAGACTAATAATTTAAATATATCAGGGAGATATTTGTTTTTGTATTATTCTGAAGATAACTTGTTCAAACCTTTCTGGGTTTCAAAATCTATTACCATCTATGAGTTGAGACATTTGCAGATGTTACTTAAACAATCCAGTTAAAACATGTTCTATGTGCAGAGTAGTGTATTGTATATTCTATATatagttggttggcatccttccatctacaaaaaatgatgggcatgcagcaaacagttcatttaggtggggtgtcttctcttggcgcactttgctgatggctgtgaaggccaatctttgagaggcaggttttGCCGCAAGTGCTACGcgcgaagctgccaagtgatgctatgagttgtttttgatgttggcgcctgttgccaagctgctatatATAGTATAGTGTCACTTTTTGCTGTTGGAAAATTAAGTTTTCAGAAACCATAAAAATAAAACTTAACTGTCTCTTCACAGGCAGCACAAGCCGAGACTGATCACGGTAAGAAAATGAACTTAATATTTGCTTCATCCTCTTTTGCAACAATAACCTATTAAGAAATGTATTATATTAATTCTTCCTGTTACTGTTCATAGACCAAGTGAAGTTTGTATATTCAGAGATTCCAGACCTTCCAAAATCACATAAACCTCAGGACTGGCAGAGAACAGCAAGTCCAGATACAGAAACAAAAGACCTTGGACAATCAAAAGAAGGTACAGTTTATATGATTAGGTATTCATTTCAGTTTCTTCCTGTAGGCATTATCTCTTTCACAATGAAACAAACAATTAAACAAATAATTGAACCACATCTGTAAGAGTAGTTTTTTGTTTGGAATTTAAGTTTCATTAACAAATCATAGAACCATAAAGTTCTACAGCACattcaggccattcagcctatcgtggctATACTAGCTccttgaaggagctatccaattagtcccactacctgGTCTTTCCTTATAACTCTGCTAATCATTTCTTTACAAATAtatatcgaattcccttttgaaagctactcttGAATCTGTTTCTACCACTCTTTCACACAGCGCATTTCGAATCATAACATCTCGCTGGGTAAAAGAAaatcctcatctcctctctggttcttttacctGCTAATGTGCTGTGAAAAGATGGGACATTAAAATAAGTGATTAACATCTTTGTTTAAATAGCCAGATAATGTCATACTGATATTGCACTCAGTAATTTcaaggtctgtggagagagaaacagagttaatggactggattttaacaagcccttgaTGTCGTGATCCGTGACAGCGGGGGGGCCTGaaaatggctccggatgaggcccgcctagGACCTCGACATCGGCAGGGCCCGGACCGATCCtcctggcagtggcgaggctccatggcggtccCACGCTgctgggtgacaggaccacaattaacatattcaaatcaataaaattaatacatttaaatacacttacctgagatcttgagggcccaccacaATCTTTGGCGCGGTGGCCAGCGcttccgcgccttcagatccccgtccagggaaatgaggcgtgccactggtggggatggggtaaGAGGTAGGTTTGTTAGTGCAGGAgcgggggggaggatggggtcaaATATGGGtagtgggtgtaggggatggtgggaagggttggaccttaaactttgtgcagtttgggtggggggaaggtcagatgtaaaaggtaagggtTGTGGCACGGAGCAAATAGTTATTGCAATTGTAATGGGGGTGGCTGGGAGTGGAgcataagaaatgtatttatttacttTTGGGGAATCTTTCTtgaatatgccggcagggctggttgccctttaaaaatggcgccagcgcctgtgcacaggcagctgacgccactgccagtaatggacagcctgcccctccacatgattaggcggggggggggggggggggtgcaccccggctatttaaatgagccgccaggcAGGCCCCTATTTTTTGAGctcgtctgtgacctttcatcagaactgatgaaaagtcactgacctgaaacattaactctgcttctctctccacagatgctgccagacctgctgagtatttccagcactttctgtttttatttcagatttccatcatccacagtattttgcttttttgtcCTGGAAAGTCTTACAGACTTGAAGATAGCTTGGTTCCTGCTAGAATTATTGAAAATCTTTACAAAGTTTTGACTACTATCTTAACAACAACCTCTTGTTAATGTTAGGTTCAACTGACGAGCTCCTCTCCTTCTGCCCCGTTTTTTTACCTTGGGATTTGGCTGTTGTTTGATGGTCCCAAAAATTGAAGACTTCCTGGTAATCCTACCTTACGCCAAAAGTTCTAGCTCCAGTTCTGTGAATTTAGCTTTCCTCTGTACTTTCAGCCAAATTTTATAACCAACAGAATTGTATAAAGCTAAATATGGTAATTTCTGAGTTACTATGCTACTTTACACTTTTTGTGAAATTGTATGATTGGATTAATTAATTGGGTTGATTAAAGAAAGCTAgtgcagatttgttaagggaaaatcatgtttcattaacttgctggagttttttgaggaggtaacagagagggttgatgagggcaatgcttttgttgtggtgtacatggacttacagAAGGATTTCATAACTTTCCTCTATGATTGCTTCAGAAAGTATAATGAAAATGCTCCTAAACTTTTCCTGTAAAAAAAATTTAAATGCCATTTCGAAATATTCCTGCCTTGTCCTTGGTGCGAGTACATTAGTGCAGCTCCTGGCTCTTTGCGTAAATCAGCTTTCAGCAATGTTCTGAGGATTGTAACCAAAAGTAATTGCATTTATACATTTTAGTGACCACAACTGAGACATTTCAAGGTTAGTTTTCAAAAACCCATTTGGATAATTTTGTGTTTGAGGTAACCAGTTCCAACACACACCCCTGAAAGGCATTGATAAAGAGATAGAGGCCCAGCATATCTGCAATCTGCTCCATCATAACTATGGTGGGGTGGGAACCATGATCCACCAGTGTCCTGAGAGGGCGACTCCGTCAGTGTACTGAGAGGGCGACTCCGTCAGTGTACTGAGAGGGCGACTCCACCAGTGTACTGAGAGGGCGACTCCGTCAGTGTACTGAGAGGGCGACTCCGTCAGTGTACTGAGAGGGCGACTCCGTCAGTGTACTGAGAGGGCGACTCCGTCAGTGTACTGAGAGGGCGACTCCGTCAGTGTACTGAGAGGGCGACTCCACCAGTGTACTGAGAGGGCGACTCCACCAGTGTACTGAGAGGGCGACTCCACCAGTGTACTGAGAGGGCGACTCCACCAGTGTACTGAGAGAGCGACTCCACCAGTGTACTGAGAGGGCGACTCCGTCAGTGTACTGAGAGGGCGACTCCACCAGTGTACTGAGAGGGCGACTCCGTCAGTGTACTGAGAGGGCGACTCCGTCAGTGTACTGAGAGGGCGACTCCACCAGTGTACTGAGAGGGCGACTCCACCAGTGTACTGAGAGGGCGACTCCACCAGTGTACTGAGAGGGCGACTCCGTCAGTGTACTGAGAGGGCGACTCCGTCAGTGTACTGAGAGGGCGACTCCACCAGTGTACTGAGAGGGCGACTCCGTCAGTGTACTGAGAGGGTGACTCCACCAGAGTATCTGGGGTCAGGGTAGATCAAGTGAATTTAAATTAATCCAGCAGCTACTTGACCCAGTGCATCTTGGTTCCTGCGAGAGGGCAGAGCGCCAAATGCAACACAGGTAAGTCACTTCTGGTAGAAGCAATAGAAGCCACCAGGaactgtttaaaattaatattGTCTGTGGAATCAGCCCCTTTTAGCTGAAGACCAATTTAAATTCTGCAGGAGTCAATCTTCTGGTGGTCTTTTTGATTATTGTAACCAGCCTGCCTGGAAATCCTTGTGGACTCAACTTCTACCACTCCATGCTACTGGAAAGTGATGTTTTGTTAATGTCCAGTATAATCAGTGCTCAGGAGATGGAAGCAGTAGGAAATCCCACAGGCCTCTGGGGGCAGACAGATATTCTGCCCACTCCTACCCCATATTAAATGTGCATTGTTATATCTTTTGTTCAGAGACCCGGAGTTACCAAATCCTGCTTCACTTTACACcagcccaccacccccaaccccctccctgCGCCACCCAATTACTACCTGCGGGACTGCCACCCAAGGTGTACTGTTGGTTTTAGGAACTTTTAGGTCCAAAGTTTGCACTGGGGCATTCCAATCCAAGACTCCTGTTTTGTGGGTGTTGAGCAAGCCAGTATGTCTGTGGCTAAACCACCGCTACCATTATTTTAATGATTCCAGTGAAGGTGCCCAGTTCCTGTTGGTGGAATTGCAGAAGATGTGATCATTTTCCCTGCCAGCCTGATAGTAGAATGccattgtgtctgtgtttttggcaaTCACTGGCTGCTTAGTCATGGGAAAGAGTTGGAAAGTGGCTGTTGGGGGGTGGAGTCAGTAACCAAACCTGACAGTAAAGAGAGTATGCATTTTGTCACAAAACAATGGGTGATCATATTTGATGATTGGTAAATCATATTAATAATCCCAAAAGTTTGATGCAATGTTAATTAAGTAAAAAAAAACTAATCTACATAAATATTTTCTTTACAGCTTTGTTTGCTGTGGAAATCAATGTTCAAAAGGATATGAAGACTGGAGAAAACACCGTTCTGTCAACTGCACCAATAATGGTCGatgaaatcaaaaacaaaggtgttaaAGTCTATGAAGATGGGGCCAAATCAGTGTATGCTTTACACAGTGATGGAGGGCTGGTGCAGAATGGCATAGATAACTTGACTCATGAGGAAGTGGAGGCACTGTTGCAGCAGGCTGGTGAAAAGCAAACCAATGTTTCTGCAGCATGTCATGCACCTGTTTTCTCAAATTCTCATAATAACCCCCACTCTCCTAAAATGTTACTCACTGAGCAGACAGGTTCTGAACCAAAGATTCAAGAAAATATGACTAAAAGTGAAGGAATTGAGAGGCATAACCCTGTAATGTCTCAAACTTATGGAAGCAACAGCACTGTTGTGTATCAGGAAAGGGATTTGCCTGCTTTTCCACAGCCAACATTTATACCTGCTCCTTACTCACCATGCCCAGTAACTGGTTTCAGGTCTCTGAGCTCCACACAAAGTCAGAGTCAACAATGTAATGAGTCACCACTAACTGAAAATAAGCTGAATTCAGTACAGGTTCCGTGCCGTCAGCAAAGGGACAACCACCGTGAGGCTGTGTTTATCAGTTCAGAGCTTGATCATGATGGCAGATCATCTTCTGCTTCTGAAGAAACAGATGTTAGCTTTAATGTTGTCCATTCCTTGCCGTCTACTATTAACACTGAGGAGCCAGTTACTATGGTCTTCATGGGATACCACAATGTAGATGATGAAAATGAAACCAAAAAAGTTTTGGGGTACGAAGGAGCTATCCGAGCAGAACTGGTTATGATCAGCGATGACGATGATGATGAGGTGTCACCACATCAAGCAAATAGCCACAATAGCCCAGTACTTCATCCAGCCCCTCTTTCAACTGGGGATGAGATACATAAAACATCATATGCTACAATAAATCTAACTGCAGGAAGTAGCTCTGTCCCAAAGAAATCTGCTGTAATTTCAGGCCAAGATACAACTATAAatcattctccctaccaaaattACTCTGATGGACATATGGGTGGAGTTGGAAACTATGATGACCCCTCTGTGTCAGGTACAAAAGGCAAACAAAAGTGTGTTTGTTGTTCCGTTTTGTAACTATTTAATCAGTTATTCTTCAAGCTGAAACTTAACCCTGACTTTTCCTACTGTTACTAATGGATTAACAATATATCTGTCTTGTGTTCTGAATGCATCAAGTATCCTTTATGCATAACCTATTGCTAATATTTTTCTGTTATGTCGCTCACAAATTAACATAATCTTTAAGTTTGAAATGACAAACGTTAATTTATTGAATTATGTGTTCTATTCAAATTACTAATTAGAATTATAAAACATATTTTGATCAGTTGCCAAAATTTAAAAAGCACAGTTTCAGAAAGCCAACCTGAAATTACCATAGATATATGTAGTTTTGGGATACTTCGGGGTGGAAATTTCCTGAGGCCTGTTTTTGGGCACAAAGCATGTGCCTCAACCAGGAGTCCTGAGACTTTCCCAAAATTAGACCTCATTAATATTATTTGGATGAGATGCTGGCTCCGCGGGCAGCTCTCCAATTTTATGAAGCTACCTTTGCTGCGCCATTAACAACTTGCACTTGCAATAACTTTGTGAGCAAAAAATTTTAAAACCTAGACGTTCACAAACAAGTCTTAACTAATGAGGCATGCTGTGAAGTGCCTGCCTCCAGAAAAATCTGGCCTGAACCTTCCAGACTTATAAAATTCTTAGGCAACA is a window from the Heterodontus francisci isolate sHetFra1 chromosome 8, sHetFra1.hap1, whole genome shotgun sequence genome containing:
- the palmdb gene encoding palmdelphin isoform X2, translating into MEETHLLKERLQAITDKRKIQEKITRQRFEVDEEKLKLKHLKSKSLRERWLLEGVATIYPQEQEAMRKQHQEDQLQSKKLEQNILRLEEEIKSLENQEAQISSNEQQLLKKLKAAERSTAEIIKAAQAETDHDQVKFVYSEIPDLPKSHKPQDWQRTASPDTETKDLGQSKEALFAVEINVQKDMKTGENTVLSTAPIMVDEIKNKGVKVYEDGAKSVYALHSDGGLVQNGIDNLTHEEVEALLQQAGEKQTNVSAACHAPVFSNSHNNPHSPKMLLTEQTGSEPKIQENMTKSEGIERHNPVMSQTYGSNSTVVYQERDLPAFPQPTFIPAPYSPCPVTGFRSLSSTQSQSQQCNESPLTENKLNSVQVPCRQQRDNHREAVFISSELDHDGRSSSASEETDVSFNVVHSLPSTINTEEPVTMVFMGYHNVDDENETKKVLGYEGAIRAELVMISDDDDDEVSPHQANSHNSPVLHPAPLSTGDEIHKTSYATINLTAGSSSVPKKSAVISGQDTTINHSPYQNYSDGHMGGVGNYDDPSVSALRTKMARLGKKLVM
- the palmdb gene encoding palmdelphin isoform X1, with translation MPPVLSRMEETHLLKERLQAITDKRKIQEKITRQRFEVDEEKLKLKHLKSKSLRERWLLEGVATIYPQEQEAMRKQHQEDQLQSKKLEQNILRLEEEIKSLENQEAQISSNEQQLLKKLKAAERSTAEIIKAAQAETDHDQVKFVYSEIPDLPKSHKPQDWQRTASPDTETKDLGQSKEALFAVEINVQKDMKTGENTVLSTAPIMVDEIKNKGVKVYEDGAKSVYALHSDGGLVQNGIDNLTHEEVEALLQQAGEKQTNVSAACHAPVFSNSHNNPHSPKMLLTEQTGSEPKIQENMTKSEGIERHNPVMSQTYGSNSTVVYQERDLPAFPQPTFIPAPYSPCPVTGFRSLSSTQSQSQQCNESPLTENKLNSVQVPCRQQRDNHREAVFISSELDHDGRSSSASEETDVSFNVVHSLPSTINTEEPVTMVFMGYHNVDDENETKKVLGYEGAIRAELVMISDDDDDEVSPHQANSHNSPVLHPAPLSTGDEIHKTSYATINLTAGSSSVPKKSAVISGQDTTINHSPYQNYSDGHMGGVGNYDDPSVSALRTKMARLGKKLVM